The sequence CGGGGCCGCCGTTTCCATGGGAGCGTTGCCGCACGCCCGAAGGTCGGGGTGTGAGGGGCTCGACAGGCCGCGGGCCGTGCCGAATCCCGCCCAAGTGGTGCGCAGCGCTCGCTTGATCCGTGTCCCGAGGTGCGGGGAAGGGTCTCTGCTTGGCTCTCCAAGCGCGAAGCGCAGCTTTAATACgatttcttccactgctgttgAACGACTCTCGCAGGGTCTAAAGCACGTTTCATGTGttccttttgtgtttttgtgggttttttccctcagatattgacCGCGGTATGGCCCAGTCACCAAACAGAATGTCGCTGCAGGTGGCATCGGCCGTCAGTAATTCGTCCTTGCTTCAGCCAGGCTTCTCTCTCCTGAATTTTGACgggcatgttttctttttggggCAGAAAGGATGGCCAAAGAGATCCTGTCCCACTGGTGTTTTCCTCCTCGATATAAAGCAGAACGAGCTCAAAATGAAACCTGCCTTCTTCTCTAAAGACTCCTGTTACCTCCCCCCCCTCCGCTACCCTGCTCTTTGCACGCTCAGAGGCAATGCGGAGTCTGACGAGTACCAGTATATCATCCATGGTGGGAAAACACCTAACAATGACCTTTCTGATAAGATTTATGTTATGAGTCTGGTCAgcaaaaatagcaagaaaaccATGTTGCAATGCGTTGAGAAAGACCTGGGTGGAGATGTCCCTGAAGCTAGATATGGGCATACAATTAATGTAGTTCATAGCCGGGGAAAAAGCATGAGCGTTATATTTGGAGGGAGAGCATATACTCCTCTTGCACAAAGAACCACTGAAAAATGGAACAGTGTAGTTGACTGTTTGCCATCTGTGTTTCTCGTTGATTTTGAGTTTGGATGCTGTACATCATACGTACTTCCAGAGCTCCAAGACGGACTCGCTTTCCACGTTTCAGTGGCCAGAAACGATACAATCTACATTTTGGGTGGCCATTCGCTTCAAAATAACACGAGGTCCCCCAGCTTGTACAAGCTAAAAGTTGATCTCCCACTGGGCAGCCCAGCCGTGACCTGCACCATTTTGCCAGGGGGGATATCTGTGTCAAGTGCTATAGTGACTCAAACGGGTGATTCCGAATTTGTCCTTGTCGGGGGCTACCAGTCTGACAACCAGAAACGGTTGGTGTGTAACACCATAGTTCTGGAAGATAGTAAGATAGAGATTGTCGAAAGGGCGAGCCCGGACTGGACACCAGATATCAAACACTGCAGGATGTGGTTTGGCTGTGATATGGGTAAAGGGTCTGTATTGCTGGGCATTCCAGGAGCCAACAAACAGTTAATCTCAGATGCAAACTACTTCTACATTTTGAGATGCAAAGGAGCAGAAGAGGACCAGGAGGAAGAACTGACGGCACAAATTTCCAGTCAGACCTCAACCGAAGACCCTGGAGACTCCACTCCATTTGAAGATTCGGAAGAGTTTTGTTTTAGTGCTGAAGCCAATAGTTTTGATGTTGATGATACTGACACTTAcaatgaagatgatgaagaagATGAATCAGAAACAGGCTACTGGATCACCTGCTCTGCCAGTTGCAATATTGACATTAacacctgggtccctttctATTCAACAGAGCTCAACAAGCCTGCAATGATCCTGTGCTCCAGTGGGGCTGGCCACTGGGTCCACGCACAATGTATGGATCTCTCAGAGAGCATGCTCCTACGTCTCTCAGAAGCAAATGTCAAGTACTTCTGCAACGAGCACGTTGACCTTAATAAAGGGCTACAAACTCCCAAAAAGGTGGTGCACCTGAAAAAGCAACCCATGAAACCATTGCGTAAAAAGACAGCCATGAAGTTAACAACACCAGCGAAAAAGTCCTTTCTTCGGAGGTTGTTTGAATAGATTTACGCTGCTGATTTGTATTCACCTGGGAGGAAATGAAATCACGGTCAAAGACAGCTAGTAATGGTTGAAGCAGAATGGGTTATTGGAGCTCGAAGAGATCTTTTTACTTAATTCATTTCAGTTATTGCGATATTTCAGCTACTTTTCAAAGCTCATGAATTTATTTTGTCTCTTACGTGTATTTTTGTAATGCCCGGATAGGAACTCCATCATAGAGGGCACTGTGCAAATGCACAGCCAGATAGTGGTAACTGTGTGCTGTATTTTATGCTATAACTTACTCCCCGGTTATCCCCAGTGAGTTTAATGGAACTGCTGGTAGGATAAGACATTATCCTATGTACTCAGTGCTGTTAGCTTCTGTCCATAAAGAACTTTATATTacccattttaattttttatcttaGTGAGTAGTTCTAGAAATATTTGGCCTAATTTATAGCTGCATTACTCTCATTTTATGTTGgtgtaatgaaataaaattagacTAATTACtctggttttaaactaaagtgGTGGCTTAAGTCCCTTGTgtcagaaataatgaaatattcagACACTGAGGGACAGTTTTCTTCAGGGACTTCCATTATGGAAAGCTTACATACAGAGCATTTAATTCTggataattaattttttattttgagaggTATTGCACGATTATATGTCAGTTTTGGCTGCAGTTGTGGAATATCATCTCATAGTAAAAAtcaaactgcttttttaaaCCACTGTGCTCAATAActgctttgtatttgtattttttaaactcCAGTAAGCTAATAAAGTTTATAATAAAAATGAGTGCATTTTTTTCACCTACTCATGGGGTAAATCAAACACTGTAAATCCCAAAGTCTACGAAAGGATGGCATGTGTGCTTGGGAGGTCCATCTGAAGTCGGATAAGGGGTCTAGCTTCACAGCCACTCCATGCTGTGAGCTCCCATTGCCTTCAGAAGAAGCTCCTTCTGATGAACAGGACTTTTATCATTTACTCCAAGTCCTCCACtatgcatttctttctctgctctccCAGGGTGACTGTGTAGAGTGTGAAAGCTTAGAAGTGCAAGCTGTCGCTCAGAGTGACTCAATTGAGCCAGTGGAGCATTGTGAGGGTGGAAACAAATGCAGCTGGCTGCTCAAAGCACGGGGAGAAGACTGGATTCAGATTGAAAAGGACATTGTCAAGGTTGAATAGCCCAAGAGTTTACTAAGTTTTTTGTGGATTCTTTTATTGGCTATTTGTAAAGCCTCATCAttcttgactttattttttatttttattactgctcCAAACATCTTTTCAAAAAATCAATACCATCAGCTCAACATTTGTGAGCCAACAATAATAGCTCAGTATTCACAGTCCAGCTCTCACGCTGGACCcctgaataaaaaagaaaaacggGAGCAGCTGTCAGCCATTTGATCACTATGTGCAGACCCTGAGCAGCCACTCCTTTACAAAGCAGCATCTGTAGTACAGTATTCCTCTCAACACAGACATGTATGCTCAGTAGTCCCTTAAAACCTTCACAACTCAAGTCAAGAGCAGAGCAAAGTAAAGGGCAACCATACAAAGTTTCCGTCTCCAACCCTTTCATGTGCTGAGGGAGGTTATAGCTGGGATAGAGCTTGTAAATGGAAAGTATTATCACCCTGACTCTCCTCTCACCACTCTGATATTGGTATAAATTCATAGATTTCAATGCCAGCTTCCTGTTTCCTTTGTCATGCTACAGAGCATATAGTGCTATATGTTTTTCCAAGAAATAATATCATGCCCATGTAAAGTCCCTTCAAACTGGTGACATTCAATAGTCAACATCCCCTTTTGTAGGTTAGTCATAAGTCTTACTCAGCTAATTGTCATTCAAATATACATTCATCATGCACTCTTCATAGACTTCATTTAcatcagccaaaaaaaaatccacaccaAAATTAAAGACACATCATCACAACACCAGCAAAGGGGACAATATACTTATACAGCAAAACCCCACCTCCCGTCCCTTCGCCAttttacaacaacaaaaactccCCACAATTATTGAACTCCCTGGCAATGTCCAGTCCGAGTTTTTGCCTGTTACCTCTCCCAGTTACTGTCATTATCTCCAGTTCCTCAGACCCCACACTGTGTGACAAATTTGTCCGctagctgtcctggtttcagctgggatagggttaattgtcttcctagtagctggtacagcgctatgttttgagttcagtaatgttgataacactgatgttttcagttgttgctgagtaatGTTTAGtgtaaagtcaaggatttttcagcttctcatccccagccagtgagaaagctggaggggcacaagaagttgggaggggacacagccagggcagctgacccaacgtggccaaaggggtattccataccatgggacgtcatgcccagtatataaactggggggagcggggtggggggatcaccattcggggactggctgggtgtcaatcggcgggtggtgagcaattgcactgcgcatcatttgtatattccaatccttttcttattactgttgtctttttattagtgttatctttatcattattagtttcttcttttctgttctgttaaaccattcttatctcaagccacgagttttacttcttttcccgattttctcccccatcccactgggtattgggggggaagtgagtgagcggctgcgtggtgctcagtttgctggctggggttaaaccacgacgcTAGTGCAGACAAATAAAAGGatggaaacattttccaaagGGAAAGCTCGACATTGGGGTAGCGGAAGTGATGTTCAGCCCCGAGATAAAGCCTGGCGGTGTGACTGCAGTATGTTGGGAGCATCTCTGGATTTCCAGAACTGACTCCTGCACCTGCAGTGACTCCCTGAGCCCCCGGGAGGTGCGTGCAGGTTCGCTCAGCATGTGGCAAGCACAAGCACACACTGAGGCCCCTGCCAATTCTTCCCTGAGCTGTTGTTCTTTACTTTAAGACTGTGGCTATGAAAAAAGCAATTCACAGTCAGACTTTACGATATTCCTCATCAGGCCCATAACATTAGTGTATTGTATGTTGgagctgtgctttttttaaatctatggTTTATTTGAGTAGGAGGGAGAAATTGCTTGGTCAAACCATGTCCCAGCCTCACAGTGAAGGGCAGTACAAGCAGCATTAAATCACAGCTCAGTGACTGTGGTCACCGCGGGAAGAGGAAGTCATAACTCAAGTAATATAATATTCCAGAGGACTCGAACATAAAGAGATATATGAACATCAGTCAGCCTGTAAAGAAGACACTTGACATAGCATTCAAGACTGCAGAAAGTACTTAATTCCTTGATAATTCTGATGACACTTTTGAGTCATGTACTTGTTAGAGCATTGATTGTCTTCAAAACCAGCTAATCAATACAAGACGTTTCTTCCTCAGGCAGGTTAGAATTAGAAGATAAAATGAAGTAGATTTGAGTACAGAAATAAACCTCTATTGTATCTGCATCCAACTGACCTGTGTGTTTTGTAACCACAACAAGCAGCGTCGTGGTTCCCAGACACATTTTAGTAACACTACGTTGTTATTATCAGCTTTTACAAGAATAATATATGGATTTTACTGCTATTGAAAGGTGCTTGGACCCTGAAGTACCTGATTAATCTAGAGGAAAGGCACAGCACAAACTTTAGTGGTAGCACTAAAACATGCGTCATAGTTCAGAGTGACTCATTGCACCAATAGACCATTGAAAGGAGTGGAAATAATGTAACTGGGAGcccaaagcaaaaggaaaagatttaatTCAGATTGAAAAGGAATCTGTAAAGTTATTTACTGCTAGACTCAATGTACTAAAGACAGAAGGGCtgtctgacttcttttttttttcatgattgGTGGCTATAGCTCCCTCCGTATTTGATTTCCTACCCTATCCCATTTCAAACAAGACTAACTTCTGGGAAGGGCTTCAGCAACAGCCCCTGAAAATCAAACTCTAATTTGGTGCCTCTACTTGACCTTTGAAAATCGTGACACCGAAgcccattttttctttaaaaaaagcaagacagtAACCTTATAAACCTTCTGAGTTCTCAAGAACAGGGCACTGGCCACTACCACAGGTGTGCAGGACCTCCTTCGGGTGGTAGTTACTGTGAATTTCCTCATCCACTGGATCAGAATACCCACCTTCAGAGAAAGAGCTGGGTATTCAAAATACACCTCGACCTCTCTCTCGATGCTGCTAGAAAAGGTGCTAATTAAATCCCTTCTAATGTGTCCTTTTGTATTATGGACAATATTAAGCTGGATGCAGAAGGTAGAAAAGCTCCCACACTTAGGAGTTGCAGCCGGTCAGCTGTTTGAAAATTGTGCCATATTCAGTCCCCTAAAACAGTACTCTGAAGAAGAGTGGTGACAGGCCTCATTATTCTTCATCTGATCCCGATTCTAATAGGAATAcatgaaaagtaaaattcagtCAGTTATTACAGGTTTAGGAATAAAGGGGTTAAATCACCCTAATTTACCTGGAAACTCTCTGAggcttgtttttttgttttatatggGTTCTGTTTTTTCCATCCAACATTTTTTATTCAAGGTCAGATGAAAGAACTAAGTTGGTGATATAAAGTCCAGAAATTAGATGTCTAATTACCTGATTGCACAAGGAAATCAGGTAGCTCAATTTGCTCATCATTAATTCCACCCAAACCAGTTGGTTTACATAAGTCATTTGACCCTGAGATATCAttgcagggaagaaagaaagattttctgAAGTGGAATAAAGGGAAGCTACAATTCATGAACTGAAAGGTAGATTGGAACTAATCTTTGCAGCTCAGTCTATGACGAGGAGCCAAAATTTGATGCAAAGGGTGCACGGAAACCAGTAAAGAGGCTTAACATATTAGCATGGACATAACAGTGTGAGGCTGGTTTTAAACAAACACTGGGATGGTATTTGTAAATGAAGCAAAAGCCATTTACGGactaaataaaactgtttttaaattagtttagtTTTCTGTCAAACAGTTGCCTGTGAGGAAAGGTGCTGAAAGGACTGCCGAGACTCACAGAGTAATATGCATTTGTGTTAATTTAGTGACTTCCAGAACAAGGCTGGAATCACAGCTGTCTCTGGGTATTAGAACAGCCTAAATATGAAAAGCATCCACAATTTGAATGAGAAGTGAGACTCTTACCATGAAATTATGTACATAATTGAAAAACTGGTAAGAAATACAAAGCCGGAAACTTAAATATTGATAAGACCTTTATTTTAAACAGGTTTCATTAATTAAGAAACTGTAATACAGTAAGAAAAGGTAACATTATGAAGCCGTGCAGTGAGACAAAGCACAGAACTCAGTGTAGTCAGAAATTAGGGTGCTGTAAATATCTAGAATTTGTTTCTGAACTACCTGACTAAAAGTCTAAGCTGATTTGCTTAAAGTCAATAGAATTATtcctgtgaggaaaaaaatacatgagaCCAGAATCAGGGCTTCTAACATAGTTCACATCATTTCATAACATGCCAATTCACCATACGAAGCCCTTGAATAAgaccaaacaaaacaagataCATAATGTGATTGTATAAAAGCTACAGTCAATACATGttcagaaggaaattatttacCATGAATTACCGAAGGATTTGTATGAAGtattaatgtaaaaaagaaaatgtgaaggtTTGAAAGAGTACCATGAATAAAAGTGTCTCCATTTTTCTAAAGCCTCTTCAAAATCAAAAAGCTTAACAATAGACTGCATAACCAAATGATGCACCTGTCTGCAATCAGAATTTGTTTGCCTTCCGATGCATGGCTGTGTACATGCAGCATTGTTATTTTATCCCTGTTTACAAAAGCTTCACTTGCAGGTACCTACCCTTTCAgtgctgtttgttttaatgagTTCAAAACTCTCAAAGAGAGTCTCTTGATTTACAGAAGTTGTCAACaatggggaagaagaagaataaACTAGATCCAAGtcgaaagaaaagaaaaaaaaaaaaaaatagtagtagTTCTCTGTGTCAGCTATTGTGCCCAGAGCTGGTAGAATGTGAAATGTGTCTTGATGGCATAATAATATTTCAGAGAAGAATACTTTCACATGCCACTGTAGTCTCTGTCCCCGTCCAGGTTCTGTTCAGTCTGACAAGTTACCCCAGGATATAAGCCTCGTCTTGAGAAATCATACATATATGGATAAAACTTACTCAACCCTTTTGAAGGCAGTGAGACAAATCACTGGCTGTTACATCAGAAGCTTATTAAAGTGAATTTGGAATTTGAAAATGTTAGCGGAGTCACTGAAATTACATGTGCAAAATGAACACAGTCTGGTCTGTCACTCCAGTGGCACATAGGCATTGCAATGAAT comes from Haliaeetus albicilla chromosome 5, bHalAlb1.1, whole genome shotgun sequence and encodes:
- the RAG2 gene encoding V(D)J recombination-activating protein 2, giving the protein MAQSPNRMSLQVASAVSNSSLLQPGFSLLNFDGHVFFLGQKGWPKRSCPTGVFLLDIKQNELKMKPAFFSKDSCYLPPLRYPALCTLRGNAESDEYQYIIHGGKTPNNDLSDKIYVMSLVSKNSKKTMLQCVEKDLGGDVPEARYGHTINVVHSRGKSMSVIFGGRAYTPLAQRTTEKWNSVVDCLPSVFLVDFEFGCCTSYVLPELQDGLAFHVSVARNDTIYILGGHSLQNNTRSPSLYKLKVDLPLGSPAVTCTILPGGISVSSAIVTQTGDSEFVLVGGYQSDNQKRLVCNTIVLEDSKIEIVERASPDWTPDIKHCRMWFGCDMGKGSVLLGIPGANKQLISDANYFYILRCKGAEEDQEEELTAQISSQTSTEDPGDSTPFEDSEEFCFSAEANSFDVDDTDTYNEDDEEDESETGYWITCSASCNIDINTWVPFYSTELNKPAMILCSSGAGHWVHAQCMDLSESMLLRLSEANVKYFCNEHVDLNKGLQTPKKVVHLKKQPMKPLRKKTAMKLTTPAKKSFLRRLFE